TCCGGGGTCGCCGAGATGGACGGTCCGGCGTGGGCGCCGTGGGTGAGCAGGCTGCTCTGGAAGGCGTCGCGGACGACGATGCCTGGAAATTTGCGAATAGAAACGTAGGAGTCGGGCCCCTCGAGGAACTTCGCGGGCTCCGGGTTGAACTGCCCGAGCTCGTGGCATTGCTTGCCACACGCGTTCTTGAGAGCGGGCTCGATCTCCCGATACAGCTTCTCGGCGTAGGCCTGCTTCGCCTGGATGTCCCCGGGCGAGCCCGGCGGGGCGACCCCCCCGCCGTCGCCCGCGACGGGCGTCCTGCCGCCGGGCGGAAACACCGGGGTATCGTCCGCGCAGGCGGCGAGCGCGCCGGCGGCGAGCGCGAGCCAAGCGAGGAGGGCGAGGGGGGCGAGGGGGGCGACGAGGGCGGTCCGAATGGACAACGAGCTGCGGTTCATTTTCGGCCTCGAGAGCGAGACGTTGCACACGGGGGGCCAGGAGGTGCAGGAGCGAGGCGCACGAAGCGCCTCAGGAAAGGTGTGGGATCTCGGCAGAATAGCAGGCCGGGCGCGGGGCGCTCGGGATGAGCGCTCGCGCGGGCGTGGGTCGCGCGCCCACGAGGCCCCCCGTGGATCGTCGGCGAGCCATGGGGGCCAGCCCCAACATGCCGAGCGGGTATGGCCCCCAGGGAGGCTTCGACCACCCCACCCTCATGGGGGCGGTGGGGCGGGAGGCGGCGGCGCGCCAGACGCCGGCGCGCCGGGCGGGGCCGCCCCAGCGGCGAGGCGCTCGCGGAGGATGCGAGCGGCGTACGCGTACGAGGGGTTCTGCGGCTGCTCGCGCGCGAGCTGCTCGTAGGCCTCCGCCGCCTTGGCCAGATCGCCCTTGTGGACCTCGTCGACCGCGGTGCGCTCGAGTGTGGGCCCCTTGCCCGCGTCTTTCCCCGCGGCCGCCGACGGATCGGACGTCCCCGAGGGGGCGGGGCCCGGCGTGGGGTTGGGCGCGTTGGGCGCAGTGCCCGGGGCGGTCGGAGTGGGCGTCGGCGGCGTGCTCGGCGGCGTGGGCGTGGGGACGAGGCCCATCGCCGAGGGCACCGGCGCCGGATCGCCCGCCAGCGCACCGGCCTCGGCGCCCGCGTCGGACCGGGCGGCCTTTTTGGGCGGCGGCGGTGGATCGTCGGTGAAGAGGATGAGCGCCGCCGCGACGAGCGCCAGCGGCAGGATGATGTAGGTGAGCTTGCGGACGGGCGACGCGGTCTTGAAGTCGGCGATCGCCTTCTTCAGCGGGTCGGTCTCGGCGGGCGGCGCCGCCTGCGGGAGCTGTCCGACGCCAGAGGCCGAGAATCCTTGAGGGAAAAGTTGCTCCTGCCCGGCCGAGAACGAGCCGCCAGCCTGCATCGGCTGCATGGGGGGGAAGCCACTGCTTCCCCCGCTCATCGACGCGTTCGGGAAGCCGCCGCTCATGCCGGGCATCCCGCCGGGCATTCCCCCCTGCCCTTGCATCGGGAAGCCGCCGCTCGCGCCGGGCCCTTGCATCGGGAAGCCGCCGCTCGCGCCGGGCCCTTGCATCGGGAAACCGCCGCTCATGCCTGCGCTGGGCATCCCGGGCGCCTGCATGGGGAAGCCGCCCCCGGCGGGCGGGAAGGCGCCGGTGGGCGGGCGGGTGCCGCTGCGCGACATGGAGAGATCCAGGGGCGCGACCCGCGTGGACTCGCCGTCGTCGGCCTGGCTCGAGAACGCCCCGGGCTGGAACGGCCGCGACGGCGCGTCGGTGGGCACCGCCGGAGCGCCCCCCGAGATTTGCGCGGTGCGGGCAGCGGGTGGCTGGCCAGCCGCAGGAATAGGGGCTGCGGTCGGCGCCTTCGGGGGCGCAGCGGGCGCAGGCGGCGGACCGGCCGCGGCCCGCTCTTCGGCGCGGTACTCCAAGCGCGCGCCACCGATGTCGATGCTGCAAGGCGGGCGCACCTCGGTCCACTCGGTGCCGATGGGGAAGCCGTCGACACACGCCGCGTTGTCGGGGTCGGTGGTCTGAAGGAAGAGCGCGTAGCCGTCAAAGTACGCGTACGCGTGCACGTCGAGCATGCGCGCGCCGTCGATCCGCCACTGGCCGCGGCGGCCGATGCTCAGCGTGGGGGACTCCTTCCCGGAGGTGAGCGGGATGAACCCGGGCTCCCCGATTCCGTTCACGATCTCGATGACGTGGGTGGAGGCCGCCATGAAGGGACAACACGCGGGGGGGGAAGGAGGTTGGAGGATCGACCGACCGAGAACCGGGGACGTCAGCGCCGACGCTGCGCGGCTTCGTAGACCGAGGCCGGCAGGTCGAGCCCGTGCTCGTGCAGTTGCTCGATGCAACGAGGGATGATCCCGGTCGGGCCGATCGTGCTCTCGATCTTTCCGGACGGGTCGAACCCTTGGTACTCGCGCACGAAGATGTCCTGCATCTGATACGAGCTCGTGGTCGCATCATACCCCAAGACCTCGGTCACGTGCGTGATCTTGCGGCTGCCGTCCTGGAGGCGCGACACCTGAACGATGAGGTTCACGGCCGAGGCGATCTGCACGCGGAGCGCGTGGAGCGGCATGTCGACGTCGCTCATCATGCCCATGGTCTCGAGGCGGGTGATGGTGTCGCGCGGGTACGTGGCGTGGAGCGTGGACATACAGCCGCCGTGGCCCGAGGTCATGGCTTGCACGAGGTCGAGCGCCTCGCCGCCGCGGATCTCGCCCACGACGATGCGGTCGGGGCGGAGGCGGAGGGTCGCGCGGAACAGGTCGCGGATCTTCACCTCGCCCTTGCCCTTTGGATCGGGCGGGCGCGCTTCGAGCTGGCACACGTGCACGCGCTGGAGCTGCAGCTCGCGGGAGTCTTCGATGATGACGACGCGCTCTTCGTCGGGGATGAAGGACGAGAGCGCGTTCAACATCGAGGTCTTGCCAGACCCCGTGCCGCCGGCGATGAGCACGTTGAGCTTCGACGCGACGAACACCTTCAGCGCCTCGGCGACCTCGTCGGTCATGGCGCCGAAGTTGATGAGGCGCTGGACGGTGAGGGTCTCCTTGAAGAACCGGCGGATCGACACGCAGGGGCCGTCGGGGGCCGCCGGCGGAAGCACGGCCTCGATACGCGATCCGTCGGGCAGGCGCCCCTCGAGGATCGGTCGCTCTTCGTCGATGTGCTTGCCGACGTACTGCGCGGCGTTGCGGAGCGCCGCGGTGAGGTGCTCGACGCTCTCGAACTTCGAGTCGGAGAGGTGGAGCGTCCCCTTCTTCTCGAAGTAGATCTGCCCCGGCCCGTTGATCATGATGTCGCTGACGCCCGGATCCTCGAGGAGGGGCCGGATGGGGCCGAAGAACTGGAGGAGCGTCTCTTCGAATATTTCCTTCGGAATCATGGCGTATCGCCCTCGACGCGGTGAAGGATGGAGGCCCGCGCTTCCTCGACGTGAGAGCCCTTCGGGTCGAGCCGGAGGTACTCGCGAAAATGAGCGTCCGCGGCCACGAGATCTTGCTCCGCGTCCCGCAGCAGCACGGCGAGCGCGTAGTGCGCTTGGGCGTCGTTGGGGCGCGCCGCGAGCACGCGCTCGAACTCGACGCGGGCGAGCTTGGGCTCCTCGGTCGCCGAGTACAGCGACGCGAGCACGAGGCGCACGCGCACGTCGTTCGGGTGTTTCACGAGGTGCTCGCGCGCGTACTTCGCCGCGAGCCGAAAGCGCGACTCCTTGATGCACACCTCGAGCAGCAGCGGCATGATCTGCCGAGGGTCGCCGCCTTGGGCGAGCGCGTCGGCCAGGTACTCCTCCGCGCGCACGTAGTCGCCCACCGCCGCGAAGCCGCGCCCACGCGAGATGAGCTTGTCGACGGTGTGCTCGCGGCTGTACGTGGCCACGTCTGCCTTGATGGTCTCCGACACGGAGGGCGGCCCGCACGCAGCGGCACCGAGCGCCACGAGCGTCGCCGTCAGCGCGCGCGCGTGTATTATGCACGAGTTTAGGAGGGCGGCTCCCCGGCGCGCGGCGCTCACGTCTTCTTGGCGGCCTCGCCGATTTTCAGCTTCAGCTTTCTGTCGAGGTTCGAGAGCCATGTCACGTACTCGCCCGTCTTTCCGCTGGTGAACTGCTGAAGAATGCGGACCTGCCGCTGGGCGAGCGCCCAGTCTTCCACGGAGAGCGCGTGGTCGAGCCGCACCTGCTGTGTGCGGTAGTCGTCGTTGAGCTCGGCGCGCATGGCCCGGGCCGCCTGGTCGGCGATGCCCGCCGAGACAGCGTCGCCACCGACACGGTAGCACGCGGCCGCTTCCTCGAACAAAGGGACCGCGTGGACGCCATCGGCGACGTGGAAGGGCCGGCGCTCGCGCTTCGCGTCGGCGATGGCCATGCGCTCCTGCGCGCGGGCGAGGCCCTGCGCGCCGCTCACGGGGCAGGCCGCGATGGGCGGCCCCCAGAGGACGGGCGCCTCCTTCTTGCCGAGCACCGGCCCGGTGGCCTCGTCAGGGGCGAGGAACAGGTAGCCGGCCGCCGGGAGCATGAGCGCGAGGCCGATGAAGGCCAGCGGGCTCTGCCCTTTCTTCTTCTGCTGGGTCTGGCCACCGAGGCCAGCCGAGTCCGCGATCGCGACGGCGATCTGGGTCTGGTTGACGCCGAGCACCGCGTCCGGCGGGAGCGGCGACTGCATGAAAGGGACGTTGTTGATCGTCGGCGAGGGCTGGAAGTTCAGCGCCTTCGCGAAGACGCCCGCCGGGCCGAGCTCGATGAGGAGGTGCTCGACGGCCGCCTGATCGAGCGGCAAGCGGATCTCGCAGTGCGCGCCGCTGCCGATGAGCACGCGCTCGGACTCGATGTTGAGCTGCTCGATCTGCCCGGTGGGGAGTCGGATCTGGAAGCGTAGGACGCGCACTCAACAACCTTTCTACACCGGCTAGAGGCCGCCCGTGATGTTCATCATGGCGGGGCCAAGGATGAGCCCCATGATGGCGAAGAAGACGAGCATCAGCGGGCCGACCATGGCCACGCCCGCCTTCGCCGCCGACTCCTCCGCGCGAACGGAGCGGCGCTGACGCGACACGCCCGCTTGGATGCTGAGC
This genomic window from Myxococcales bacterium contains:
- a CDS encoding CpaF family protein; amino-acid sequence: MIPKEIFEETLLQFFGPIRPLLEDPGVSDIMINGPGQIYFEKKGTLHLSDSKFESVEHLTAALRNAAQYVGKHIDEERPILEGRLPDGSRIEAVLPPAAPDGPCVSIRRFFKETLTVQRLINFGAMTDEVAEALKVFVASKLNVLIAGGTGSGKTSMLNALSSFIPDEERVVIIEDSRELQLQRVHVCQLEARPPDPKGKGEVKIRDLFRATLRLRPDRIVVGEIRGGEALDLVQAMTSGHGGCMSTLHATYPRDTITRLETMGMMSDVDMPLHALRVQIASAVNLIVQVSRLQDGSRKITHVTEVLGYDATTSSYQMQDIFVREYQGFDPSGKIESTIGPTGIIPRCIEQLHEHGLDLPASVYEAAQRRR
- a CDS encoding tetratricopeptide repeat protein, whose translation is MALGAAACGPPSVSETIKADVATYSREHTVDKLISRGRGFAAVGDYVRAEEYLADALAQGGDPRQIMPLLLEVCIKESRFRLAAKYAREHLVKHPNDVRVRLVLASLYSATEEPKLARVEFERVLAARPNDAQAHYALAVLLRDAEQDLVAADAHFREYLRLDPKGSHVEEARASILHRVEGDTP